The Leifsonia poae region GGAATCGCCGACACCGGGGCCGAGGAGGTGGGAACGCTGCCGGTTCCGAGCGGACCGCCGGCCGACGAGGCGCTCACCGGAGCGCTGGTCTGCGGCGCCACGGCAGACGTCGCGGGACCGCCGGAGGCGGCCACGGAGGCCGTGTCGAGCTCGCGCAGCTGACCTTCGATGTAGCCCTTCAGCTTCTCGCGGTACTCGCGCTCGAACGAACGGAGGCCGTCGATACGGTTCTCGAGCTGCGAACGCTCCTGGTCGAGTGCCGTGATCTGCGCACGCTGCTTCGACTCCGCCTCGGCGACGATGCGCGCCGCGGTCGCGTGACCTTCGGCGATCAGAGCGTCGCGCTTCTCGACGCCCTCTTTCACATGCTCCTCGTGCAGACGGCGAGCCAGCTGCAGCAGGTTGTTGGTGCTGTTGGGGTCGTTCTCGGGCGCGACGTAGGCCGGTGCCGCGGCGACCGCGGCAGCGGCGACAGGCGCGGCGGCGAGGCGCTCCTTGAGCTCCTCGTTCTCCTGACGCAGGCTCGCGAGCTCGGCGGAGTCACCAGCAGCCGGCGCCGCGGCGACGGGGGCGCCGGTGGACTGTCCGCCACTGCGCTGAAGCTCCGCGATGCGGGAATCGCTCGCGACGAGGCGCTGCTTGAGCTCCTCGTTCTCCTGGTTGAGTCGACGCAGCTCCACGACCACCTCGTCGAGGAAGTCGTCGACCTCGTCCTGGTCGTAGCCTTCACGGAACTTCGTCGGTTGGAACCGCTTGTTGACTACATCTTCCGGAGTCAGCGCCATGGCAAGCCACCTTAGATCTTGAGATACGAACAATGAGTGCGTTCATCCAACGCTAGCAAAGAGCGCCCGGGCTGCGCACGGTGCCGCACTCACGTGCATTGGCTCGTCAACCTTACATCCCGGTCGTTCGTCTGCTGCGCCGCGACTCTCAGCTAAAGCGCAGAGAGCACGTACATGCCGATGATCACGATGAGCATCGTCAGGCTCCAACCGAAATCGATCGCGATCGGTCCCATCGAAAGCGGGGGGATGATCCTGCGGAAGAACGTGATCGGCGGGTCGGTGACCACGTAGACCGCCTCAGCAAGGACCAGCCCGAATCCACGCGGCCGCCAGGAGCGGCTGAACGTGCGAACCAGATCGAGCACGAAACGCGCCCACATCACGAAAAAGTAGAGGAGCAGGATGTAGTACGCGATACTCGCGACGATCGAGACGACAGACACGGGGTTAAGTATGGGGGAAAGCGCACCGTCCCCTTGACCGGGACGGTGCGCTCACCGGAGTCTCTGGGTCAGCCCTGAGCGAAGAACGAGGCGTCGACGTCCGCATCCTGACCGCCGTGCTCACCGGAGACGACGACGTGCGACGGGGACAGCAGGAAGACCTTGGGGGTCACCCGCTCGATCTTCCCGTAGAGCCCCTGCGACAGTCCGCTGGCGAAGTCGATGAGGCGACGCGCGTCGCCTTCGCTCATCTGCGAGAGATTGATGATGACGGGGATGCCCTCGCGGAACGACTCGGCGATCGCCTGGGCGTCGCGGTACTGGCGGGGGTGGACCGTGAGAATCTCGTTCATTTCCTGTACCGAAGCATTCCGTGCGGAGCTGGACTTGCGCAGCGGGGTCACCGGGGCGCGTCCGGCCACGGGGGCGACCGGAGTGGGGTGGGGAACCGGGGCGACGGGAGCGGGAGCCTGACGCGGCTGAGCCTGCGGCTGCTGCGGGCTCTGCTGCTCGTCGTACTCGAGTTCTTCGTCGGCGAGGCCGAGGTAGACCATCGTCTTCTTCAGCGGGTTGGACATTCGAATCCTCCGTGTAGACCTGTGCGCCGACGCTTTCGCACGCACTACGAACTTTCTCTTCGAGATTAACCGTGCGGCGGCCGATTCCCGGTAATGGCGGTGCCAATGCGAAGGTGTGTCGCTCCTTCGGCGATGGCGGCGGCGTAGTCCTGCGACATGCCGGCGGAGATCATGTCGGCCGACGGGGCCAGGGTCGTCACCCGTGCGCTGGCCTCGCGCACACGCTCGAATGCCCTCCGCGGCTCCTCGCCGAGTGGGGCGACCGCCATCACGCCGAGCAGGTGCAGCCCCGGAGTGTCCAGGATGCGCTCGACCAGCGGTTCCAGATCCCGGTCGGAGACGCCACCGCGTGCCGTGTCGTCGGTGAGGTTCAATTGCACGAAGCAGTCGAGGTCGCCGTCGTCGGAGCGCAACGCTTCGACGAGCGAGCTGCGGTCGACCGAGTGGATGACGTCGGCATAGCCGCGCACCTGTCTGGCCTTCTTGCTCTGCAACTGTCCGACGAAATGCCACCGCAGGTCGAGGTCGTGGAGTTCCTCGGCCTTCGACTGGGCCTCCTGGTGACGATTCTCCCCGACGTCGTGCACGCCGAGCTCGGCGAGCTCGCGCACGAGCGAGGCGGGGTGGAACTTGGTCACCACGATCGTGGTGATCTCCTCCGGTGCGCGCCCGGCTGCCCGGGCGGCATCCGCGATGCCGGCCCGGACGGCCGCGAGCCGCTCGTCCAGTGGACTACTTGAGGAAGTCGGGGATGTCGAGGTCGTCATTCTCGTCGTCGAAGGCCGGGTCTTTGGGGGCGGTCTCGGTCACGGGGCTTTCGGCGCTCGACCACGCGTCGGTCGACGGAGACGGGATGTCTTCCGCGTCGAGGGCGGCGGTACTGGCCAGAGCCGCACCCTCCTCGCTGCCGGCCTCGACGAAGGTCGAGCGGCGGGTGTCGAGCGCCTGCTTGGCCGAGTTGGGCTCTCCGCCGTCGAACCCCGCGGCGATCACGGTGACGCGCACCTCGTCGCCGAGGGTGTCGTCGATGACGGCACCGAAGATGATGTTCGCCTCGGGATGCACGGCCTCCTGCACGAGGCGGGCCGCGTCGTTGATCTCGAAGATCCCGAGGTTGGAGCCGCCCTGAATCGACAGCAGCACACCGTGAGCACCGTCGATGCTCGCTTCCAGCAGTGGCGAGGCCACGGCCAGCTCGGCCGCCTTGATCGCACGGTCGGCGCCTCGGGACGATCCAATGCCCATGAGCGCGCTTCCGGCGCCCTGCATGACCGATTTGACGTCGGCGAAGTCGAGGTTGATGAGCCCGGGCGTGGTGATGAGGTCGGTGATTCCCTGCACACCGGCGAGCAGCACCTGGTCTGCGGTCGAGAACGCCTCGAGCATGCTGATGCCGCGGTCGCTGATCTCCAGGAGCCGGTCGTTCGGCACCACGATGAGGGTGTCGACTTCTTCCTTCAGACGCTGGACACCGGCGTCGGCCTGTTCGGAACGTCGCTTGCCCTCGAAGCCGAACGGCTTCGTGACGACACCGATGGTGAGGGCACCGATCGACTTCGCGATGCGGGCGACCACCGGGGCGCCACCGGTTCCGGTGCCGCCGCCTTCACCGGCCGTGACGAAGACCATGTCGGCGCCCGCGAGGGCTTCCTCGATCTCTTCAGCGTGGTCTTCGGCGGCGCGTCGGCCGACTTCCGGGTCGGCTCCTGCTCCGAGCCCACGAGTGATCTCGCGGCCCACATCGAGTTTGACGTCGGCGTCGCTCATCAGGAGCGCTTGCGCATCCGTATTGATGGCGATGAACTCGACGCCGCGAAGCCCGAGCTCGATCATCCGGTTGACGGCGTTCACGCCGCCACCGCCAATGCCGACGACCTTGATCACGGCGAGGTAGTTCTGGTTTGATGTCACGTCCGGCCTCCGCTGGGAACCTTCAACCTCAAGTCGAGGCTTAAAGTTATGCTCAGTATGCAATTCCTGATTCGACGTTAGGTGCGGCATGCCCGCCCTGCCGTCAGGAACAAGGCGTGTCGGAAAAGTCCGTGTCGAACCGGGCCCCGACGAGCCTCATCCTGTGGTCACGCTGTGCGGAGATGAGACGTCGTACAGCCTGGCTCCGGCAGCGCTCGTGAGGAGCGCGGCCAGGTCGGCGGCCTTGAGGTCGGAGTCGTCTGCGCTCCCCCAGACCACCTTCGCACCGTTCCCGCGCAACGTGAAGGCCACATCGTCCTTCGTCGCAGCCGTGATCGTGTCGACCTGCGCGAGCAAGGAGGCCGGAAGCGCATCCAGGACGCTCGCCGCAGCAGCGAAACCCGACTTCGCGTCAGACTCCTGCGCGGCCCCGGAAGCCTGGATCAGCGGGTATTCGCCCGGACGCGCCGCCGTGGTAGCGATCGTCACCTTCGCCGCGTCGACCAATGCGAACTTTCCGCCGACCGCAATAACCCCGATCGGCTGTCGCTCCACGATGCGCACGACGATGGTGTTCGGCGGATGGCTCTCGACGCTGTAGCTGCGGATGAGCGGGAACGCCGAAAGGTCGGAGCGGATCGCTGCCGGGTCGACGAGCGGCAGCGGTCTGCCCAGCTGATCATCGAGCGCCTTCTTCACCGCTGCGACATCGATGCGCGACGTTCCGGTCACCTCGATCGTGCGCAGAGCGAGAAGCGGGGAGAACGCCGTGAGCACGACACCCAGCACGAGCACCACGAGCACGCCGGCGCTGGTCAGCCACACCATCCGGCGCCGACGGGAGCGCTTGGTGAAGCGCCGGACCTCGCCGCGCTCCACCTTCGAACGCTCCTTGCGCGCCTCACGAAGCGACCGGCTGATCTCCCGGTTCGTCGGGAGCCCGGCGTAGACCTCCTCGAAACGGGCGTCGCCGGCCGTCGGAGCGGTCGACGAGGATCCGGCCCGGGTTGTGCGACCTGGCCGTGCCGGTTTGTCAGGCTTCGGCGCCTTCGCGGTCGGTGTCGCGGTCGGCATCCCGACGGGCATCGATCCGCGCTCGAGCGGGATCGGCTCGGTCAGGTGCTCATCGACCGGCTCGGGCCGCCCCCGCTCCGACCGATCGGCGGGAGGCACCGCAGCGGGCGGCCGCGCGGGTGGCAGCGTCGGCGCGGGTGGCCGATCGAACCCCTGGGGACGCTTCATACCGGAGGGCGGCGTCAGCCGCGCACGCGGCGGAGCGATTCGAGGAGCTGGGGAACGATGCGGTAGACGTCCCCGCAGCCGAGAGTGATCACGAAGTCGCCGTCACGGGCGATCTCGGCCGTGTGATCGGCCGCGGACTGCCAATCGGCGATGAAAGCCACCCGGTCCGGATGCTCGAACCGGTCGGCGACCAGGGCACCGGTCACACCGGGCTCCGGGTCTTCCCGGGCGCCGTAGACGTCGAGAACGACGGTCTCGTCGGCGTACTTCTCGAGGGTCTCGGCGAACTCTTTCGCGAAGAGGCGCGTGCGACTGTAGAGATGCGGCTGGTGCACCGCGATGATGCGGCCCGTTCCCACCACGGTGCGCGCCGCCGCCAGGGCGGCGGCGACCTCGGTAGGGTGGTGCGCGTAGTCGTCGTAGACGCTCACGCCACCGACGATGCCGTGCAACTCGAACCGGCGCTCCGTTCCGCCGAACTCGGCGATGGCGGCCAACGACGCCGCCGGATCGAATCCGAGCCCGGTGAGAACGGCGAACGCGCCCGCCGCGTTGATGGCGTTGTGCCGGCCGGGGATGCGCAATTGCGCCTGGTAGTCGGCACCCCGATAGCGCACGGCGAAGGCGACGGGACCCTCGGTGACGATCGAGTGCACGCGCACCTCCGCGTCCTCGGCCTCACCGAAGGTGATGATGCGCTTCTGGGGGGCCTCTTCGCGCAGCTTTCCGGTGACGTGCGTCGCCCCGGCATCGTCGGAGGAGACGACGACGAACTCGCTCGACTCACGGGCGAAGGTGACGAACGCCTTCTCGAACGCTTCCAGCGAGCCGTAGTGGTCGAGATGGTCGGGGTCGACATTGGTGATCAACGCCACCGCGGTGTCGTAGAGCAGGAATGAGCCGTCCGATTCATCGGCCTCCACGACGAAGAGCTCGCCGCTACCGGCCTGGGAACTCGTGCCGAGGGATTCGATCACCCCGCCGTTGACGAAACTCGGGTCCTCCCCGAGACCGAGCAGGCCGGTGACCACCATTCCAGTCGACGTCGTCTTGCCGTGTGCGCCCGCTACCGACACGAGACGTTTGCCGCTGATCAGCCAGGCCAGTGCCTGCGAGCGATGCAGCACAGGCAGCCCCTTCTGCAGCGCGAGCTGGTACTCGGGGTTGTCCTGCC contains the following coding sequences:
- a CDS encoding DivIVA domain-containing protein codes for the protein MALTPEDVVNKRFQPTKFREGYDQDEVDDFLDEVVVELRRLNQENEELKQRLVASDSRIAELQRSGGQSTGAPVAAAPAAGDSAELASLRQENEELKERLAAAPVAAAAVAAAPAYVAPENDPNSTNNLLQLARRLHEEHVKEGVEKRDALIAEGHATAARIVAEAESKQRAQITALDQERSQLENRIDGLRSFEREYREKLKGYIEGQLRELDTASVAASGGPATSAVAPQTSAPVSASSAGGPLGTGSVPTSSAPVSAIPSVPAPISATGDTSTGQNQTPQPPTFQGFGA
- a CDS encoding YggT family protein; this translates as MSVVSIVASIAYYILLLYFFVMWARFVLDLVRTFSRSWRPRGFGLVLAEAVYVVTDPPITFFRRIIPPLSMGPIAIDFGWSLTMLIVIIGMYVLSAL
- a CDS encoding cell division protein SepF, whose translation is MSNPLKKTMVYLGLADEELEYDEQQSPQQPQAQPRQAPAPVAPVPHPTPVAPVAGRAPVTPLRKSSSARNASVQEMNEILTVHPRQYRDAQAIAESFREGIPVIINLSQMSEGDARRLIDFASGLSQGLYGKIERVTPKVFLLSPSHVVVSGEHGGQDADVDASFFAQG
- a CDS encoding YggS family pyridoxal phosphate-dependent enzyme — encoded protein: MTTSTSPTSSSSPLDERLAAVRAGIADAARAAGRAPEEITTIVVTKFHPASLVRELAELGVHDVGENRHQEAQSKAEELHDLDLRWHFVGQLQSKKARQVRGYADVIHSVDRSSLVEALRSDDGDLDCFVQLNLTDDTARGGVSDRDLEPLVERILDTPGLHLLGVMAVAPLGEEPRRAFERVREASARVTTLAPSADMISAGMSQDYAAAIAEGATHLRIGTAITGNRPPHG
- the ftsZ gene encoding cell division protein FtsZ, which codes for MTSNQNYLAVIKVVGIGGGGVNAVNRMIELGLRGVEFIAINTDAQALLMSDADVKLDVGREITRGLGAGADPEVGRRAAEDHAEEIEEALAGADMVFVTAGEGGGTGTGGAPVVARIAKSIGALTIGVVTKPFGFEGKRRSEQADAGVQRLKEEVDTLIVVPNDRLLEISDRGISMLEAFSTADQVLLAGVQGITDLITTPGLINLDFADVKSVMQGAGSALMGIGSSRGADRAIKAAELAVASPLLEASIDGAHGVLLSIQGGSNLGIFEINDAARLVQEAVHPEANIIFGAVIDDTLGDEVRVTVIAAGFDGGEPNSAKQALDTRRSTFVEAGSEEGAALASTAALDAEDIPSPSTDAWSSAESPVTETAPKDPAFDDENDDLDIPDFLK
- a CDS encoding FtsQ-type POTRA domain-containing protein codes for the protein MPPADRSERGRPEPVDEHLTEPIPLERGSMPVGMPTATPTAKAPKPDKPARPGRTTRAGSSSTAPTAGDARFEEVYAGLPTNREISRSLREARKERSKVERGEVRRFTKRSRRRRMVWLTSAGVLVVLVLGVVLTAFSPLLALRTIEVTGTSRIDVAAVKKALDDQLGRPLPLVDPAAIRSDLSAFPLIRSYSVESHPPNTIVVRIVERQPIGVIAVGGKFALVDAAKVTIATTAARPGEYPLIQASGAAQESDAKSGFAAAASVLDALPASLLAQVDTITAATKDDVAFTLRGNGAKVVWGSADDSDLKAADLAALLTSAAGARLYDVSSPHSVTTG
- the murC gene encoding UDP-N-acetylmuramate--L-alanine ligase; the encoded protein is MIKPDPTLTLPDDLGAVHFVGIGGSGMSGIARLFLAAGHTVTGSDVRESSNVQALRELGATIAIGHDAANVGDADTLVVTGALWQDNPEYQLALQKGLPVLHRSQALAWLISGKRLVSVAGAHGKTTSTGMVVTGLLGLGEDPSFVNGGVIESLGTSSQAGSGELFVVEADESDGSFLLYDTAVALITNVDPDHLDHYGSLEAFEKAFVTFARESSEFVVVSSDDAGATHVTGKLREEAPQKRIITFGEAEDAEVRVHSIVTEGPVAFAVRYRGADYQAQLRIPGRHNAINAAGAFAVLTGLGFDPAASLAAIAEFGGTERRFELHGIVGGVSVYDDYAHHPTEVAAALAAARTVVGTGRIIAVHQPHLYSRTRLFAKEFAETLEKYADETVVLDVYGAREDPEPGVTGALVADRFEHPDRVAFIADWQSAADHTAEIARDGDFVITLGCGDVYRIVPQLLESLRRVRG